One stretch of Leptospira bouyouniensis DNA includes these proteins:
- a CDS encoding NAD-dependent 4,6-dehydratase LegB: MKKILVTGADGFIGSHLTETLVRNGYEVKAFVYYNSFNSWGWLDHCDKEVAGKFEVFSGDVRDPNGVRTAMKGMDGVLHLAALIGIPFSYHSPDTYIDTNIKGTLNVLQAARDLNIQKIIHTSTSEVYGTAQFVPITEEHPVKGQSPYSASKIGADQLAYSFFASFKQPVIVVRPFNTYGPRQSARAIIPTIITQLLAGKKKIKLGSLHPTRDFNYVGDTVRGFIKALESKVGFGEVFNIGNGFEISMGDTAKAIADLIGVDVEIEGDEVRFRPEKSEVERLWASNQKAKEILNWEPEYKGLPGFKSGLEKTINWFKDENNLKSYKADIYNV; the protein is encoded by the coding sequence ATGAAAAAGATATTAGTTACTGGTGCAGATGGTTTTATCGGTTCTCACTTAACGGAAACATTGGTGAGAAATGGTTATGAAGTAAAAGCATTTGTGTATTATAATTCATTTAATTCATGGGGTTGGTTAGACCACTGCGATAAGGAAGTTGCTGGAAAATTTGAAGTTTTTTCAGGTGATGTTCGTGATCCTAACGGAGTTCGTACGGCTATGAAAGGAATGGATGGAGTGTTGCATTTAGCAGCTTTGATTGGAATTCCGTTTTCTTATCATTCTCCGGATACTTATATTGATACGAATATTAAAGGTACTTTGAATGTTTTGCAAGCAGCCCGTGATTTAAATATTCAAAAAATCATTCATACTTCCACTAGTGAAGTATATGGCACGGCACAATTTGTTCCAATAACAGAGGAACATCCAGTGAAGGGACAGTCACCTTATTCCGCTTCGAAAATCGGTGCTGACCAATTAGCGTATTCATTTTTTGCATCCTTTAAGCAACCAGTGATTGTCGTGAGGCCATTTAATACGTATGGTCCTAGACAATCAGCTCGTGCCATCATTCCAACGATTATCACTCAATTACTAGCAGGCAAAAAAAAGATTAAGTTAGGTTCTTTGCATCCAACTCGCGACTTTAATTATGTTGGAGATACAGTGAGGGGATTCATTAAAGCACTGGAGTCCAAAGTTGGTTTTGGAGAAGTATTTAATATTGGAAATGGTTTTGAAATTTCAATGGGTGATACTGCAAAAGCAATTGCCGATTTGATTGGTGTAGACGTGGAAATTGAAGGTGATGAAGTCAGATTCAGGCCAGAAAAGAGTGAAGTAGAACGTTTGTGGGCATCCAATCAAAAAGCAAAAGAGATTTTAAATTGGGAACCAGAATATAAAGGCCTCCCAGGTTTTAAATCAGGATTAGAAAAAACAATCAATTGGTTTAAGGATGAAAACAATTTAAAAAGTTATAAGGCGGACATTTATAATGTCTAA
- a CDS encoding NAD-dependent epimerase/dehydratase family protein translates to MNKILITGSTGFIGKTLVDYLKSNGFEILEFPREKGDITQKEIWKSIAKVNYVVHLAARNFVPDSWKESSDFLESNVIGTSRMLEYAKEHDSKVIFVSAYLYGKPEILPIKEAHPLLPNNPYALSKVLSEEVCRFHSQYFDQDITILRLFNVYGPGQRSSFLIPTIVNQCLKNDKIEVLDLEPRRDYIYIEDVLNAILLSIKNVNKFQLYNIGSGTSFSVSEIIDRIQKICNTKLPVISSQVVRKNEIMDVIADISLAKKELNWVPQFDLAKGLEKTIATLRKFD, encoded by the coding sequence ATGAATAAAATTCTGATTACTGGGTCGACTGGCTTTATTGGAAAAACTTTGGTCGATTATTTAAAATCAAATGGATTTGAGATTTTAGAATTTCCACGGGAAAAAGGTGATATCACCCAAAAAGAGATTTGGAAATCGATAGCGAAAGTAAACTATGTAGTCCATTTAGCTGCTAGAAATTTTGTTCCTGATAGTTGGAAAGAAAGTTCTGATTTTTTGGAATCAAATGTAATTGGAACGAGCAGAATGCTCGAATATGCAAAAGAACATGATTCGAAAGTTATATTTGTGAGCGCATACCTTTATGGAAAACCTGAAATTCTGCCTATCAAGGAAGCCCATCCACTCCTTCCCAACAACCCCTATGCCTTGTCTAAAGTTTTATCTGAGGAAGTCTGTCGATTTCATTCGCAGTATTTTGATCAGGATATCACAATATTAAGGTTATTTAATGTTTATGGACCAGGCCAACGTTCTAGTTTTTTAATACCAACCATTGTGAATCAATGTTTAAAAAATGACAAAATCGAAGTTTTGGATTTGGAACCTAGACGAGATTATATTTACATTGAAGATGTATTAAATGCAATTTTATTGAGTATCAAGAATGTGAATAAGTTTCAATTGTACAATATAGGCTCTGGAACTTCATTTTCTGTTTCTGAAATCATAGACCGAATTCAGAAGATCTGTAATACAAAATTGCCTGTTATTTCGTCTCAGGTTGTACGTAAGAATGAAATTATGGATGTTATTGCTGATATCAGTTTGGCTAAGAAGGAACTAAATTGGGTCCCTCAATTTGATTTAGCAAAAGGACTGGAAAAAACAATCGCTACACTTCGGAAGTTTGATTAG
- a CDS encoding glycosyltransferase family 4 protein — protein sequence MENEGNQNLAILIDDYLPNSTKVASKMMHELAIELHSKGYNIDVITPIIHKGKSSFENTEKLVIDHINVLSFNSGEIKEASKVVRLVNELLMPYRAFFSFLKHFYSRKYKFVITYSPSIFWYPLVYFFRFQFKTKSYLVLRDFFPQWVIDSGIIKESSFIAKFLRWHEKRNYLAFDTIGIQSPKNLIWFQEKYQKLNLKSELLYNWVTPSDTYLVSKDKSLNQFRAKYNLQSKLIFFYGGNIGHAQDMKNLLRLAEQMLVEEEAFFVFLGSGDEVTLVKETIQNRKLKNTLYLESVSQAEYIYILSEVDVGLFSLNPEHSTHNFPGKILSYCQLGLPILGAVNPGNDIIQVIEGSGSGKISIAGDSDTLLQNAKLFLDVTLRKNMSKNSLRLIEDYFSTSKSAETIIKALNQL from the coding sequence ATGGAGAATGAGGGAAATCAGAATTTAGCAATTTTAATCGATGATTATTTGCCTAATAGTACAAAAGTTGCATCGAAAATGATGCATGAATTAGCGATTGAGTTACATTCAAAGGGTTATAATATCGATGTTATCACACCAATCATTCACAAAGGGAAAAGTTCATTTGAAAATACGGAAAAACTAGTTATTGATCATATAAATGTTCTTTCTTTTAATTCAGGTGAAATCAAAGAAGCTTCAAAAGTTGTAAGGTTAGTGAATGAATTACTTATGCCATACCGAGCTTTTTTTTCCTTTTTAAAACATTTTTATTCTCGAAAGTATAAGTTTGTGATCACCTATTCACCTTCGATTTTTTGGTATCCATTGGTATATTTTTTTCGATTTCAATTTAAAACAAAATCCTATCTTGTTTTGAGGGATTTTTTCCCACAATGGGTGATCGATAGCGGAATCATTAAGGAAAGTTCATTCATCGCAAAATTTTTACGATGGCACGAAAAAAGAAATTATCTTGCTTTTGATACAATTGGAATTCAATCTCCAAAGAATTTAATATGGTTTCAGGAAAAATACCAAAAGTTAAATTTAAAATCCGAATTATTATACAATTGGGTTACACCTTCCGACACATACCTTGTATCAAAGGACAAATCATTAAATCAGTTTAGAGCTAAGTACAACCTTCAGTCGAAACTCATATTCTTTTATGGTGGCAATATTGGACATGCCCAGGATATGAAGAATTTGCTTAGATTAGCAGAACAAATGTTAGTGGAAGAGGAAGCATTTTTTGTATTTTTAGGGAGTGGGGATGAGGTCACTCTTGTAAAAGAAACAATCCAAAATCGGAAATTAAAAAATACTCTTTATTTAGAGAGTGTATCCCAAGCAGAATATATATATATTTTATCAGAAGTTGATGTTGGATTATTTTCACTGAATCCAGAGCATTCAACTCACAATTTTCCAGGAAAAATTTTATCGTATTGCCAATTAGGTTTGCCAATTTTAGGTGCAGTTAATCCAGGAAATGATATCATTCAAGTAATCGAAGGGAGTGGTTCTGGAAAGATCTCGATTGCAGGTGATTCGGATACCTTACTTCAGAACGCAAAATTGTTTTTGGATGTAACTCTTCGAAAAAATATGTCGAAGAATTCATTAAGACTAATAGAAGATTACTTTTCTACTTCAAAATCTGCGGAAACAATAATCAAGGCATTGAATCAATTGTAA
- a CDS encoding dTDP-4-dehydrorhamnose reductase family protein — protein sequence MLQIREKERILILGVSGMLGSALFKILSELDYEVFGTVRSSNSLNFFNESELKKIISNVDVQNQDDLVSLFGEVKPSVVINCVGVIKQKSSAKEPLVVIPINSLLPHKLSNLSFLVGARLILISTDCVFNGEDGNYLESDVTNAVDLYGVSKALGEIKDQEHVVTIRTSIIGHEINSSRSLLDWFLNSNSSVKGYKHAIFSGLPTNELAKVIGKLVIPNQKLKGLYHVSVDPIAKYNLLTLVKEIYSKDIDIIPSDEVKINRSLNSDKFKSETGYVPPTWKELIKSLYEYKNRYLRN from the coding sequence ATGTTACAAATAAGGGAAAAAGAAAGGATTTTGATACTTGGTGTATCAGGCATGTTGGGAAGTGCCTTGTTTAAGATTCTAAGTGAATTAGATTATGAAGTTTTTGGTACTGTCAGATCCTCAAATTCTCTAAATTTTTTCAATGAATCCGAATTAAAGAAAATTATCTCCAATGTAGATGTTCAAAATCAAGATGACTTAGTTTCTTTGTTTGGTGAAGTGAAACCTTCAGTTGTCATCAACTGTGTTGGAGTTATTAAACAAAAGTCATCTGCAAAAGAGCCGTTAGTAGTAATTCCCATTAATTCGTTATTACCTCATAAACTTTCGAATTTAAGTTTTTTGGTAGGAGCTCGGCTGATACTAATTAGTACAGATTGTGTATTTAATGGTGAAGATGGAAATTATCTTGAATCAGACGTAACGAACGCAGTTGATTTATATGGAGTTTCCAAAGCGCTCGGGGAAATTAAGGACCAAGAACATGTTGTAACAATTCGTACATCTATCATTGGACATGAAATTAATTCCAGTAGGTCTTTACTAGATTGGTTTTTGAATTCTAATTCTTCTGTAAAGGGTTACAAACATGCAATTTTTTCTGGTTTGCCAACAAACGAATTAGCAAAAGTCATTGGGAAATTAGTGATTCCTAATCAAAAACTAAAAGGATTGTATCATGTATCTGTTGATCCCATTGCTAAATACAATTTGCTTACACTAGTAAAGGAAATTTATTCAAAGGATATTGATATCATACCTTCTGATGAGGTGAAAATAAATCGTTCACTCAACTCAGATAAGTTTAAGAGTGAAACAGGTTATGTTCCTCCAACTTGGAAAGAGTTAATTAAAAGTTTATATGAATATAAGAACCGTTATTTAAGGAATTAA
- the hisH gene encoding imidazole glycerol phosphate synthase subunit HisH, giving the protein MIGILNYGVGNIKAFSNILKSLGFDFKVIESGEEILSVDRLILPGVGSFDSVMEKLEHANVMDELSSFALKEKRPILGVCVGMQILADSSEEGQKRGLGWIKGKVKKFNFLNLETKPMIPQIGWNEVLIKKQNCNLLKNLDTNPHFYFLHSYYFECENQANVIAATDYGFEFCSAVNHENIYGTQFHPEKSHHNGIQLLKNFATL; this is encoded by the coding sequence ATGATAGGCATTTTAAATTACGGAGTTGGTAATATAAAAGCATTTTCAAATATTTTAAAAAGTCTCGGATTTGATTTTAAGGTGATTGAAAGTGGAGAAGAAATTTTAAGCGTAGATAGGCTGATTTTACCTGGTGTTGGTTCTTTTGATAGTGTGATGGAAAAATTGGAACATGCCAATGTGATGGATGAACTCTCTAGTTTTGCATTGAAAGAAAAACGTCCGATTTTAGGTGTTTGTGTCGGTATGCAAATATTAGCCGATTCAAGTGAAGAAGGTCAAAAAAGAGGATTAGGTTGGATCAAAGGAAAAGTGAAAAAGTTTAACTTTTTAAATTTAGAGACAAAACCAATGATTCCTCAAATAGGATGGAACGAAGTTTTGATCAAAAAACAAAACTGTAATTTACTCAAGAACCTTGATACGAATCCACATTTCTATTTTTTACACTCTTACTATTTTGAATGTGAAAACCAAGCGAATGTAATAGCAGCAACTGACTATGGATTTGAATTTTGTAGTGCTGTGAATCATGAGAATATATACGGGACCCAGTTCCATCCTGAAAAAAGCCATCATAATGGCATTCAGTTACTTAAAAATTTTGCGACTTTATAA
- a CDS encoding glycosyltransferase family 4 protein, whose translation MEKNNRAKMKILFIAPLPPPINGHSLVCQVLYDGLKSQNSMAIVDLKKQGLKDGKISMNRLSEIFRVFVETWKKKKNADVVYLTISESLAGNLKDLLLYIICYSLLPKFYIHLHGGSIKKLLFDHFSLLYAINRFFIQKMGGVIISGKSHLEIFEGYVKSERIHTIPNFAPSYMFISDSEFERKFKDFPEKINILFLSNMIPQKGYLLLLEAFQKLEKEIKVKFILNFAGRFDSKEEADFFQHSIKGETTIQYHGVVSDDKKKELFQSAHIFILPTMFFEGQPVSILEGYASGCVVLTTGQSGILDVFENNTNGFEMIPGSIDSIVENLLFIKESQNFDKLKQIAKFNLEKAKNVYKEEIYIKKIKNVLGVN comes from the coding sequence ATGGAAAAAAACAATAGAGCCAAAATGAAAATTCTATTTATAGCTCCATTGCCACCTCCAATAAATGGTCATTCATTAGTATGCCAGGTGTTATACGATGGATTAAAATCTCAAAATTCAATGGCAATTGTTGATTTGAAAAAACAAGGGCTAAAGGATGGAAAGATTTCGATGAATCGACTATCTGAAATTTTTCGAGTTTTTGTAGAAACATGGAAGAAGAAAAAAAACGCAGATGTTGTGTATCTAACAATTTCAGAATCTTTAGCCGGAAATTTGAAGGATTTGTTACTTTACATCATCTGTTATTCATTACTACCTAAGTTTTACATCCATTTACATGGCGGAAGTATTAAGAAATTATTATTTGATCATTTTTCTTTGTTATATGCTATCAACCGGTTTTTTATCCAAAAAATGGGAGGTGTGATTATTTCTGGAAAATCTCATTTAGAGATTTTTGAGGGATATGTAAAGTCTGAAAGAATTCATACAATCCCGAATTTTGCTCCTAGTTATATGTTTATTTCTGATTCAGAATTTGAGCGAAAATTTAAGGATTTTCCTGAAAAAATAAACATTCTTTTCCTTAGTAATATGATTCCACAAAAAGGTTATCTTTTACTGTTGGAAGCATTTCAGAAATTAGAAAAAGAGATTAAAGTTAAATTCATACTCAATTTTGCAGGTAGATTTGATTCAAAAGAGGAAGCTGATTTTTTTCAGCATTCAATCAAAGGTGAAACAACAATACAATACCATGGTGTAGTGAGCGATGACAAAAAAAAGGAACTATTTCAGTCAGCTCATATATTTATTTTGCCAACCATGTTTTTTGAAGGCCAGCCTGTTTCCATTTTAGAAGGTTATGCTTCTGGATGTGTTGTATTGACAACTGGTCAAAGTGGTATATTAGATGTATTTGAAAATAACACCAATGGTTTTGAAATGATACCTGGATCCATTGATTCAATTGTAGAGAATTTACTATTTATTAAAGAAAGTCAGAATTTTGATAAACTAAAGCAGATAGCAAAGTTCAATTTAGAAAAAGCAAAAAATGTATATAAAGAAGAAATATACATTAAAAAAATTAAGAACGTTTTGGGTGTTAATTAG
- a CDS encoding polysaccharide biosynthesis protein: MFKDKILLITGGTGSFGNTVLKRFLNTSVKEIRVFSRDEKKQEDMRISLNNDKLKFYIGDVRDYDSISSALVGVDYVFHAAALKQVPSCEFYPMEALKTNVIGTENVLNAAIARNVKRVVVLSTDKAVYPINAMGISKAMAEKVMVAKSRQVPEGGTVFCATRYGNVMASRGSVIPLFVEQLKKGESLTITDPNMTRFLMSLEDSVDLVLHAFEHANQGDIFIQKAPASTVGNLAEALKELFKKQNTIRVIGTRHGEKLYESLVSREEMAKAIDMGRYYRIPADNRDLNYKKYFVEGEEKVSELDDYTSHNTHRLGISEIKELLFKLDYIREELNA; this comes from the coding sequence ATGTTCAAAGATAAGATTTTACTCATCACGGGCGGAACCGGCTCATTTGGTAACACAGTTTTAAAACGTTTTTTGAATACGTCTGTTAAGGAAATCCGAGTATTTAGCCGTGACGAAAAAAAACAAGAGGATATGCGAATATCTCTTAATAATGATAAGTTGAAATTTTACATTGGCGATGTAAGGGATTATGATAGCATTTCTTCCGCATTAGTAGGTGTCGATTATGTATTTCATGCGGCTGCTTTAAAACAAGTGCCATCTTGTGAATTTTATCCAATGGAAGCATTAAAAACTAATGTTATTGGTACGGAAAATGTTTTAAATGCTGCTATTGCTCGCAATGTAAAACGTGTTGTTGTTTTGAGTACAGATAAGGCAGTATATCCAATTAATGCTATGGGAATTTCGAAGGCCATGGCTGAAAAAGTGATGGTTGCAAAATCTAGACAAGTTCCCGAAGGTGGGACTGTTTTCTGTGCAACCAGATACGGGAATGTAATGGCTTCTAGAGGATCTGTCATTCCATTATTTGTAGAACAATTAAAAAAGGGTGAGTCATTAACAATCACTGATCCAAATATGACTCGATTTTTGATGTCGTTAGAAGATTCGGTGGATTTAGTTTTACATGCTTTTGAACATGCAAACCAGGGTGATATATTCATTCAGAAGGCTCCCGCCTCAACGGTAGGGAATTTAGCGGAAGCATTAAAAGAACTCTTTAAGAAACAAAATACAATAAGAGTGATTGGAACTCGTCATGGTGAAAAACTTTATGAATCATTGGTCTCAAGAGAAGAAATGGCGAAGGCAATTGATATGGGACGTTATTATCGTATCCCTGCTGATAATCGAGATCTAAATTATAAGAAATATTTTGTGGAAGGAGAGGAAAAAGTATCTGAACTTGATGATTATACTTCTCACAATACCCACCGATTAGGAATCTCAGAAATTAAAGAACTTTTATTTAAATTAGATTATATTCGGGAAGAGTTAAATGCTTAA
- the wecB gene encoding non-hydrolyzing UDP-N-acetylglucosamine 2-epimerase encodes MLKVLTLIGTRPELIKMSRVISAMDKCFEHVLVHSGQNYDYELNQVFFDDLEIRKPDYFLNVAEDTVSKTIASILVKIDEVFEKEKPDALLLYGDTNTCLAVISAKRRKIPVFHMEAGNRCFDQRVPEELNRKIVDHLSDINIVLTEHARKYLLSEGIKPETIFKSGSHMKEVLDYYQHKIQNSNILNELNLKPQNYFLVSIHREENVDSEQNLKEMLKSLEGIVNHYNLPVIVSTHPRTRKRLESLGIELNEKIKFLKPFGFLDYIFLQQNSKCVVSDSGTITEESAILKFPAITIRNTHERPEGMDAGVLIMSGLKTSDVLDSIKISIMGNTSRATGNGTVDDYLAENVSMKIVQLVQSYTGYVNRVVWKKNI; translated from the coding sequence ATGCTTAAAGTTCTAACATTAATTGGAACACGTCCCGAGTTAATCAAAATGTCTCGGGTGATCTCAGCTATGGATAAGTGCTTTGAACATGTTTTGGTTCACTCTGGACAAAATTACGACTATGAATTGAACCAAGTTTTTTTTGATGATCTCGAAATTAGAAAACCAGATTATTTTCTGAATGTTGCGGAGGATACTGTATCTAAAACGATTGCTTCCATCTTAGTCAAAATTGATGAAGTATTCGAGAAAGAAAAACCTGATGCGCTACTTTTATATGGAGATACTAATACTTGTTTGGCGGTCATTTCCGCAAAACGTAGAAAAATTCCAGTTTTTCATATGGAAGCTGGTAATCGTTGTTTTGATCAAAGAGTACCTGAGGAACTAAATCGTAAGATTGTCGACCACTTAAGTGATATCAATATTGTTTTAACCGAACATGCGAGGAAGTATCTCCTGAGTGAAGGTATTAAACCTGAAACAATTTTCAAATCAGGTTCCCATATGAAGGAGGTTTTAGATTATTATCAGCACAAAATTCAAAATTCGAATATTTTGAATGAATTGAATCTCAAACCTCAAAATTATTTTTTAGTCAGCATCCATCGTGAAGAAAATGTAGACAGTGAGCAAAACTTAAAGGAGATGTTAAAATCTCTAGAAGGAATCGTAAATCATTATAACCTTCCTGTAATTGTATCTACTCATCCTAGAACTAGAAAACGATTGGAATCATTGGGAATTGAATTGAATGAGAAAATTAAATTTCTAAAACCATTTGGATTCTTAGATTATATTTTTTTACAACAAAACTCAAAATGTGTTGTATCGGATTCTGGTACGATCACTGAAGAATCTGCCATTCTCAAATTTCCTGCAATTACAATTAGGAATACGCATGAACGTCCTGAAGGTATGGATGCGGGAGTTTTAATTATGTCTGGACTAAAAACTTCTGATGTTCTCGATTCCATAAAAATTTCTATTATGGGCAATACATCTAGAGCAACAGGCAACGGGACTGTGGATGATTATTTAGCAGAAAATGTATCAATGAAAATTGTGCAATTGGTACAAAGTTATACGGGATATGTAAATCGAGTGGTATGGAAAAAAAATATTTAA
- a CDS encoding AglZ/HisF2 family acetamidino modification protein, which yields MLKPRIIPTLLLQDGGLVKTTKFDHPRYIGDPINAVKIFNEKEADELVLIDIDASRLGKEPDYRLIERIANECRMPLSVGGGIKSLEQANKILGFGVEKVIVSSLLIENPEKITEMVNYLGSQSVVVCLDVKKTTFTKKYEFCIHNGRTKTGKYLDEVIEMATSLGAGEILINSIDLDGMMTGYDLDLIDNVKKKLTVPITALGGAGSIEDLKSVISKFGVIGVAAGSLFIYKGKLKAVLINYPNRELKTNLYQ from the coding sequence ATGTTAAAACCAAGAATCATACCTACATTGCTCCTACAAGATGGTGGATTAGTTAAAACAACTAAATTTGATCACCCTCGTTATATAGGTGATCCTATTAATGCAGTCAAAATTTTTAATGAAAAAGAAGCAGACGAATTGGTATTAATCGATATCGATGCGAGTCGACTAGGAAAAGAACCAGACTATCGATTGATTGAACGTATTGCAAATGAATGCAGAATGCCACTCAGTGTTGGTGGCGGTATAAAATCATTAGAACAAGCAAATAAGATTTTAGGATTCGGTGTTGAAAAGGTAATTGTGAGTTCTCTCTTAATTGAAAACCCAGAAAAAATTACCGAAATGGTAAATTACTTAGGAAGTCAAAGTGTAGTAGTTTGTTTAGATGTAAAGAAAACTACATTTACCAAAAAGTATGAGTTCTGTATTCATAATGGTCGAACCAAAACTGGAAAATATTTAGATGAAGTCATTGAAATGGCAACTTCCCTGGGAGCGGGTGAAATTCTCATCAACTCCATCGATTTAGATGGTATGATGACTGGTTATGATTTGGATTTAATTGATAATGTTAAAAAGAAGTTAACAGTTCCGATTACGGCTCTCGGTGGTGCAGGGAGCATAGAGGATTTAAAATCAGTCATATCGAAGTTTGGTGTTATTGGGGTTGCAGCAGGAAGTTTATTTATCTATAAAGGGAAACTGAAAGCTGTTCTTATCAATTATCCGAATCGGGAATTAAAAACGAATCTGTATCAATAG
- a CDS encoding 2OG-Fe(II) oxygenase: MNENLKDLAKTIVNSLEKNKDTLKKQFMESSLEVGVRYCYLDQLLPEKTAYEIFESFPKKEEMRKMSSFREEKYTSKNFDQFNPILADITFAIQDPKVISIVEEITGIKNQIPDSTLYAGGLSLMEKDNFLNPHIDNSHEQTRMYYRTLNLLYYVTPDWKLDYGGNLELWDKKVNKNVTIVSKFNRLVIMETNPWSWHSVSPVVVEKQRVCVSNYYFSADSPIGEPYFNVTSFNGRPNQKIRRMYSYFDGKLRNFIRYLFPKGIGKVDVYHGKKQ; the protein is encoded by the coding sequence ATGAATGAGAATTTAAAAGATTTGGCAAAGACCATTGTGAATTCCTTAGAAAAAAACAAGGATACACTTAAGAAACAATTTATGGAATCAAGTTTAGAAGTAGGAGTTAGGTATTGTTATTTAGACCAACTCCTACCTGAAAAAACTGCTTATGAAATATTCGAATCATTCCCTAAAAAAGAAGAAATGAGAAAAATGTCAAGTTTTAGGGAAGAAAAGTATACTTCAAAAAACTTTGATCAATTTAATCCTATTTTAGCAGATATTACATTTGCCATCCAAGATCCAAAAGTGATTTCGATAGTAGAAGAAATTACAGGAATTAAAAATCAAATTCCTGATTCTACTTTATATGCGGGTGGATTGAGTTTGATGGAAAAGGACAATTTTTTAAATCCACATATCGATAATTCTCACGAACAAACTAGGATGTATTATCGAACACTCAATTTGTTATACTATGTGACTCCAGATTGGAAGTTAGATTATGGTGGAAACCTTGAGCTTTGGGATAAAAAAGTTAACAAAAATGTAACCATTGTTAGTAAGTTTAATCGTTTGGTGATTATGGAAACAAATCCTTGGTCCTGGCATTCCGTAAGCCCAGTCGTTGTAGAAAAACAAAGGGTTTGTGTATCGAATTATTATTTCTCTGCTGATTCTCCTATAGGGGAGCCTTATTTTAATGTTACAAGTTTTAATGGTCGGCCAAATCAAAAAATAAGAAGGATGTATTCCTATTTTGATGGTAAACTAAGAAATTTTATACGTTATCTTTTTCCCAAGGGAATTGGGAAAGTTGATGTATATCATGGAAAAAAACAATAG
- a CDS encoding sugar phosphate nucleotidyltransferase, protein MSKRAVILAGGKGTRLRPYTTVLPKPLMPIGEYPILEVIVRQLAYFGFNHITIAVNHQAHLIEAFFQDGKKWNVKIDYSLEDQPLGTMGPLKLIHDLPENFLVMNGDVLTDINYSNFFESHISSGSIFTISSMHREQLIDFGVLDTNEKNLLIGFREKPRQVFQVSMGVYLLSRKALSYVPDHTVFGFDNLMLKLLEVKENVSVLPHKGYWLDIGRPDDYERAIDEFELLKHNFLHE, encoded by the coding sequence ATGTCTAAACGCGCAGTGATTTTAGCGGGTGGAAAGGGAACGAGACTTCGCCCTTATACTACTGTTTTGCCAAAACCCTTGATGCCAATTGGAGAATATCCAATTTTGGAAGTCATTGTGCGGCAACTGGCATATTTTGGATTTAACCACATCACGATTGCAGTTAATCACCAAGCTCATTTAATAGAAGCTTTTTTCCAAGATGGGAAAAAATGGAATGTCAAAATTGATTATTCCTTAGAAGATCAGCCACTCGGAACGATGGGTCCGTTAAAATTGATTCATGATCTACCAGAAAATTTTTTGGTGATGAATGGAGATGTGCTAACAGATATCAATTATTCAAATTTTTTCGAAAGTCATATTTCTTCTGGTTCCATCTTTACTATTTCTTCGATGCATCGAGAACAACTCATTGACTTTGGTGTTTTGGATACCAATGAGAAAAATTTATTAATTGGTTTTCGTGAAAAACCACGACAAGTTTTCCAAGTAAGTATGGGTGTTTATTTATTAAGTCGTAAGGCATTATCTTATGTACCAGATCATACTGTGTTTGGTTTTGATAATTTGATGTTAAAACTTTTGGAAGTAAAAGAGAATGTATCAGTTTTACCTCATAAAGGGTATTGGTTAGATATTGGAAGGCCAGACGATTATGAAAGGGCAATTGACGAATTTGAACTTTTAAAACATAACTTTTTACATGAATAA